A genomic window from Streptomyces sp. NBC_00234 includes:
- a CDS encoding DNRLRE domain-containing protein — MISSDGPASNYDDNWRLSVGNTSTGSSRALIRFPLGTVPAGTKLDSADLKLYYDQTHTAGDTEVQLEAHRATQPWSEADATWNSANTFTGELSGTSVLVDDGDAGRTAAVGAWPASANTAYTQYATNQDYLYNKDTVAGDTYTWQPSLPEDGDYQVETHYVPATDRATNTPYTVTYNGGTKAYTVNQQAGTAGVWKTLGTHPFKAGTLGKIVLGDGPASTTTTVLADAVRFTKGGVVTKKPNELNAWHTFPVTKTVQSWIDGTNTNNGFVIKAGDESANGPKGGPRYEGSEFGYAGESANYPKLVLTYGRQGVDLAAPTTIHDTGAELNWSTYVDPSAANTDDDLVEYQVHRSINQTFTPSAATMVAPVAPGTTAFTDTSAVPTKADDPDPFGRAYYYMIAVKTKDRQVLPAQTQLVRLPKAGRTTKVLEASADTTLSSAEPALAHDTLTEGGPQTWISAGNNSLTYGDTRALLKFPALGIPATARVLDATVRLWGTQTSQENAGAIYELKPLTKDFDETATWTKANATTNWTAPGGDVGATVSDTGSMTNDPARHDWNVTSLAQSWVTTPASQKGVAIKMADESLQQERTLFLSSEGAEAKLHPKIVVTYIDSTTASTYFAPQTPARMTPNTTYTVDFNLTNTTSSAWAAGERELSYTWKLPDGTDVTNGGNQIATPVPALDPGESAALQAQVKTPINSDSGNKRTDYVLGWDVRKISDGSWLSAGTGAIPSLVQNVAVEDPTSNTLGMEKFYSYTGKNTGAGSTVMNNLSAGNSVWSYNAFTNPGRGLTTFARFAYNSLDTSDTVLGAGWSGQAAGPIRMGAPLEFHPKPHPTEIRLPDGDGTTHVFREQPDGSWKAPAGVHYKLAAKPGLDCTPLKDPVPDAWTLTRPDGTRFIFGCDGYMTSTVDNNGNAQTHTYEERKSNNKPTKFLTYITDPAGRQSLTVEYYKKGDASYDYINDSGAKVTGSNLTNSKIYDHVKSMTDISGRKISFYYTDKGLLGQLTDGVGSSQPKNFKFTYDATQGNKNVKLVKAVDPRGNGTSLAYNTPQAGDDPKFHWWTKSVTDRLNNASTYVYQANASNAKFIDAKVTDAEGRATNYVLDDFGRQVQVTNAKSETTKMNWDADNSVTYIEEANGAKSAFCYDQKTGYPLREWDAETTKSWTSAQLVATYYCDPANEGSLPGAAKFAYTTRLDGYSADLTVKTSPEGRKWNFGYDSFGNLTAVTDPKGVATTTVGDYTTKYEYDVYGQQTRTVDANGNSSVNADFEPSGYPKTITDAENHATTFVYDERGQVTTVTDALQKTTTQTYDTFGRPMVSKVPKDQAAGVYITTLAPDYDANDNVTRSTDPAGVPTTAVYDAGDQLKESTGPDNNVIGRKTAYTYDKVGNLKTTTEPKGVATTTDATDFVTTNHYDAAYQLTSVVDSKGDKLSYEYDNVGNMVTVVDPKKNATADTTDYTSKSTYDLNHRVVKGTDSAGKYTTTVYDKDSLVVAATDKERNKTELLYDERSMPVEKKEPYEGTTVRSTKFEYDQVGNRTKVITPRGVNTSNTEDFTLRTEYDKLSRAVKEFQPYDPADARFNSPNVYTQTVFDAVGQVTKVSAPPSSGETARNETTYTYFDNGSVRTSTDTWDIRTAYEYDTSGRQTTRTLTGAGGSPSRTMTTGYWPDGSMKTRTDAPSAGAERKSFAYAYDANGNTTSINDTSAGAGIDAYTMTYTGLNQVEKVTEALAGEAKKTTSYVYDANGQPDSVTHPDQYSQFTYDPRELVKSVKVGETPTDATPELTEYTYTDRGKMLRETKANKNTVDYAYFLNGALKSTTEKKSGGALVASHVYTYDANGNKAQDVAKKMNADNHSAYLDSTSDFVYDPADRIGKVTKTGSGAGTETYVHDNNANVISQTVKGVSTTFDYDRNRLTTATSGGIAATYNYDAYGRLDTVVSGGKTVEDNTYDGFDHVTEHTKLQPDGSSKTTKYKFDPLDRKTAKTEGTKTTDYNYLGTGGEVLDERVAGEITKSYQYSPWGKRLSQIKHGSDGTEELGVYGYNSHTDAEILTDSTGDTKATYGYTAYGKDDEAEFTGIDKPEAAQPDKEAYNPYRFNSKRWDAASGTYDMGFRDYNPGLNRFTTRDMYNGALADMRLGSDPYTGNRYAFSGGNPVSNVELDGHCFGIDWCESAVDATGDAIADTASGIYMGTGEVFYGLVSNIPDTASYAGWMVDGDCWNGGAGAPGCDYGATFDNWAASQGYNTDKWTYTLPSMVADLVGRKPSMTPSPGAMPKKKTPPAPKPKTPTTPKQEKYGDRDGYISLFKAPQSGKGAGQYKNGYQAADFPDSAKEKGAAYFGRKYSLVDEKYARYYGDGIIEIRIPEDDYNRYFKGYEKAYEGGDEVEVPVPTEMFGRLNSYERLWHR, encoded by the coding sequence ATGATTTCCTCGGACGGCCCGGCGTCGAACTACGACGACAACTGGCGCCTGTCGGTCGGTAATACGAGTACGGGCTCCTCGCGGGCCCTGATCCGCTTCCCCCTCGGCACCGTCCCGGCGGGTACCAAGCTGGATTCGGCCGATCTGAAGCTGTACTACGACCAGACGCACACCGCGGGTGACACCGAGGTGCAGCTGGAGGCGCACCGGGCCACGCAGCCGTGGTCCGAGGCGGACGCGACGTGGAACAGCGCGAACACCTTCACCGGTGAGCTGTCCGGTACCTCGGTGCTCGTCGATGACGGTGACGCGGGGCGGACCGCTGCGGTGGGTGCCTGGCCGGCGTCGGCGAACACGGCGTACACGCAGTACGCGACGAACCAGGACTACCTCTACAACAAGGACACGGTCGCCGGGGACACCTACACCTGGCAGCCGAGCCTTCCGGAGGACGGTGACTACCAGGTCGAGACGCACTACGTCCCGGCCACCGACCGTGCCACCAACACCCCCTACACCGTGACCTACAACGGTGGGACCAAGGCGTACACGGTCAATCAGCAGGCCGGCACCGCCGGTGTGTGGAAGACCCTGGGTACGCACCCGTTCAAGGCGGGCACCCTCGGCAAGATCGTCCTCGGTGACGGTCCCGCCTCCACGACGACGACCGTTCTGGCCGACGCCGTCCGCTTCACGAAGGGCGGTGTGGTCACGAAGAAGCCCAATGAGCTCAACGCGTGGCACACCTTCCCGGTGACCAAGACGGTCCAGTCGTGGATCGACGGGACGAACACCAACAACGGTTTCGTCATCAAGGCCGGTGACGAGAGCGCGAACGGCCCCAAGGGCGGGCCGCGTTACGAGGGCAGCGAGTTCGGCTACGCGGGCGAGTCCGCGAACTACCCCAAGCTCGTGCTGACCTACGGCCGCCAGGGCGTCGACCTCGCCGCCCCGACGACCATCCACGACACCGGCGCGGAGCTGAACTGGTCGACGTACGTCGACCCGTCCGCCGCGAACACGGATGACGACCTGGTCGAGTACCAGGTCCACCGCTCGATCAACCAGACGTTCACCCCGTCCGCCGCCACGATGGTCGCTCCCGTCGCACCGGGTACCACGGCCTTCACCGACACGTCCGCCGTGCCGACCAAGGCCGACGATCCGGATCCGTTCGGTCGTGCGTACTACTACATGATCGCGGTGAAGACGAAGGACCGTCAGGTCCTGCCCGCGCAGACGCAGTTGGTCAGGCTCCCCAAGGCGGGGCGCACGACCAAGGTGCTGGAAGCGTCCGCGGACACCACTCTCTCCTCGGCTGAGCCCGCGCTCGCGCATGACACGCTCACCGAGGGTGGTCCGCAGACCTGGATCTCGGCGGGGAACAACTCCCTCACCTACGGTGACACCCGTGCGCTGCTGAAGTTCCCGGCGCTGGGCATCCCCGCGACCGCACGCGTCCTGGATGCGACGGTACGGCTCTGGGGTACTCAGACCAGCCAGGAAAACGCTGGTGCGATCTACGAACTGAAGCCCCTGACGAAGGACTTCGACGAGACCGCCACCTGGACCAAGGCGAACGCGACGACCAACTGGACCGCTCCGGGCGGTGACGTCGGTGCGACCGTGTCGGACACCGGGTCGATGACGAACGACCCGGCCCGCCACGACTGGAACGTCACCTCGCTCGCCCAGTCCTGGGTGACCACCCCGGCGTCCCAGAAGGGCGTCGCCATCAAGATGGCCGACGAGTCCCTCCAGCAGGAACGCACCCTGTTCCTGTCCTCCGAGGGCGCCGAGGCCAAGCTCCACCCGAAGATCGTCGTCACGTACATCGACTCGACGACCGCCTCGACGTACTTCGCGCCGCAGACCCCGGCCCGGATGACGCCGAACACCACCTACACGGTCGACTTCAACCTCACCAACACCACGTCCTCGGCGTGGGCGGCCGGTGAGCGGGAGCTGTCCTACACCTGGAAGCTGCCCGACGGCACGGACGTGACCAACGGTGGCAACCAGATCGCCACGCCGGTCCCGGCACTGGATCCCGGCGAGTCCGCCGCCCTCCAGGCTCAGGTGAAGACCCCGATCAACTCGGACTCCGGGAACAAGCGCACCGACTACGTCCTGGGCTGGGACGTCCGCAAGATATCCGACGGCTCCTGGCTGTCGGCCGGTACCGGTGCCATTCCGTCCCTGGTGCAGAACGTCGCGGTCGAGGATCCCACCTCCAACACCCTCGGGATGGAGAAGTTCTACTCCTACACCGGCAAGAACACCGGTGCCGGCTCGACGGTGATGAACAACCTCTCGGCCGGTAACAGCGTCTGGTCGTACAACGCGTTCACCAACCCCGGTCGCGGGCTCACGACCTTCGCGCGGTTCGCCTACAACTCCCTCGACACATCCGACACCGTTCTCGGTGCGGGCTGGTCGGGGCAGGCCGCCGGTCCCATCCGGATGGGTGCACCGCTGGAGTTCCACCCCAAGCCCCACCCGACCGAGATCAGGCTCCCCGACGGCGACGGCACCACCCACGTCTTCCGTGAGCAGCCCGACGGCAGCTGGAAGGCCCCGGCCGGTGTCCACTACAAGCTGGCCGCCAAGCCGGGACTGGACTGCACCCCGCTGAAGGACCCGGTTCCCGACGCGTGGACGCTGACGCGCCCCGACGGCACTCGGTTCATTTTCGGCTGCGACGGCTACATGACGTCGACCGTCGACAACAACGGCAACGCGCAGACTCACACGTACGAAGAGCGCAAGTCCAACAACAAGCCGACCAAGTTCCTGACCTACATCACGGACCCGGCCGGCCGTCAGTCGCTCACCGTCGAGTACTACAAGAAGGGTGACGCGTCCTACGACTACATCAACGACTCGGGCGCGAAGGTCACCGGCTCGAACCTGACCAACTCCAAGATCTACGACCACGTGAAGTCCATGACGGACATCTCGGGCCGCAAGATCTCCTTCTACTACACCGACAAGGGCCTGCTCGGCCAGCTCACCGACGGTGTCGGCTCCAGCCAGCCGAAGAACTTCAAGTTCACCTACGACGCCACCCAGGGCAACAAGAACGTCAAGCTGGTCAAGGCCGTCGACCCGCGGGGCAATGGCACCTCGCTGGCCTACAACACACCGCAGGCCGGTGACGACCCGAAGTTCCACTGGTGGACCAAGAGTGTCACCGACCGGCTGAACAACGCCTCGACGTACGTCTACCAGGCGAACGCCTCGAACGCGAAGTTCATCGACGCCAAGGTCACCGACGCCGAGGGCCGCGCCACCAACTATGTGCTCGACGACTTCGGCCGTCAGGTGCAGGTCACGAACGCCAAGTCCGAGACCACCAAGATGAACTGGGACGCGGACAACAGCGTCACGTACATCGAGGAGGCCAACGGAGCCAAGTCGGCCTTCTGCTACGACCAGAAGACCGGCTACCCGCTGCGTGAGTGGGACGCCGAGACGACCAAGAGCTGGACGTCCGCGCAGCTGGTCGCCACCTACTACTGCGACCCGGCCAACGAGGGCAGCCTGCCCGGCGCGGCCAAGTTCGCCTACACCACCCGCCTGGACGGCTACTCGGCGGACCTGACCGTCAAGACGTCCCCGGAGGGCCGCAAGTGGAACTTCGGCTATGACTCCTTCGGCAACCTGACGGCGGTCACCGACCCCAAGGGTGTCGCCACCACGACGGTGGGCGACTACACCACGAAGTACGAGTACGACGTCTACGGCCAGCAGACCAGGACCGTCGACGCCAACGGCAACTCGAGCGTGAACGCGGACTTCGAACCCAGTGGGTATCCGAAGACGATCACGGACGCGGAGAACCACGCCACGACGTTCGTCTACGACGAGCGGGGCCAGGTCACCACGGTCACCGACGCCCTGCAGAAGACCACCACGCAGACCTACGACACCTTCGGCCGACCGATGGTCAGCAAGGTGCCGAAGGACCAGGCGGCCGGGGTCTACATCACCACGCTGGCGCCCGACTACGACGCCAACGACAACGTCACCCGGTCCACCGACCCGGCGGGTGTGCCCACCACCGCGGTGTACGACGCAGGGGACCAGCTCAAGGAATCCACGGGCCCCGACAACAACGTCATCGGCCGCAAGACCGCCTACACCTACGACAAGGTCGGCAACCTCAAGACGACGACCGAGCCCAAGGGCGTGGCCACCACCACGGACGCCACGGACTTCGTCACCACCAACCACTACGACGCCGCCTACCAGCTCACCAGCGTGGTGGACTCCAAGGGCGACAAGCTCTCCTACGAGTACGACAACGTCGGCAACATGGTGACGGTCGTCGACCCGAAGAAGAACGCCACCGCCGACACCACCGACTACACGTCCAAGTCCACGTACGACCTCAACCACCGGGTCGTCAAGGGAACCGACTCGGCGGGCAAGTACACCACCACGGTGTACGACAAGGACTCGCTGGTGGTCGCGGCCACGGACAAGGAGCGCAACAAGACCGAGCTCCTCTACGACGAGCGTTCCATGCCCGTCGAGAAGAAGGAGCCCTACGAGGGCACCACGGTCCGCAGCACCAAGTTCGAGTACGACCAGGTCGGCAACCGGACCAAGGTCATCACCCCGCGCGGCGTGAACACCTCCAACACCGAGGACTTCACCCTCCGCACGGAGTACGACAAACTCAGCCGGGCGGTCAAGGAGTTCCAGCCCTACGACCCGGCCGATGCCCGCTTCAACAGCCCGAACGTCTACACCCAGACGGTGTTCGACGCTGTCGGCCAGGTGACCAAGGTGTCGGCGCCGCCGTCGTCGGGCGAGACGGCCCGTAACGAGACCACCTACACCTACTTCGACAACGGCTCGGTCAGAACGTCCACCGACACGTGGGACATCCGGACCGCGTACGAGTACGACACCAGCGGCCGGCAGACCACGCGCACCCTGACCGGTGCGGGCGGCTCGCCCTCGCGGACCATGACCACCGGCTACTGGCCGGACGGGTCCATGAAGACCCGTACGGACGCGCCTTCCGCGGGCGCGGAGCGCAAGTCCTTCGCCTACGCCTACGACGCCAACGGCAACACCACGTCGATCAACGACACCTCCGCTGGTGCCGGGATCGACGCGTACACGATGACCTACACCGGCCTCAACCAGGTCGAGAAGGTCACCGAGGCGCTGGCCGGTGAGGCGAAGAAGACCACGTCGTACGTGTACGACGCGAACGGCCAGCCGGACAGCGTGACGCATCCGGACCAGTACTCCCAGTTCACGTACGACCCGCGCGAGCTCGTCAAGTCGGTGAAGGTCGGCGAAACGCCGACCGACGCCACGCCGGAGCTGACCGAGTACACCTACACCGACCGCGGCAAGATGCTGCGAGAGACCAAGGCCAACAAGAACACGGTCGACTACGCCTACTTCCTCAACGGGGCGCTCAAGAGCACCACGGAGAAGAAGTCCGGCGGCGCGCTGGTCGCCTCGCACGTCTACACCTACGACGCCAACGGCAACAAGGCGCAGGACGTCGCGAAGAAGATGAACGCCGACAACCACTCGGCGTACCTCGACAGCACCAGCGACTTCGTCTACGACCCGGCCGACCGGATCGGGAAGGTCACCAAGACGGGTAGCGGTGCCGGCACCGAGACCTACGTCCACGACAACAACGCCAACGTCATCAGCCAGACGGTGAAGGGCGTCTCGACGACCTTCGACTACGACCGCAACCGGCTGACCACCGCCACCTCCGGCGGGATCGCGGCGACGTACAACTACGACGCCTACGGCCGGCTGGACACCGTCGTCTCCGGCGGCAAGACCGTGGAGGACAACACCTACGACGGCTTCGACCACGTCACGGAGCACACCAAGCTCCAGCCTGACGGCTCGTCGAAGACGACGAAGTACAAGTTCGACCCGCTGGACCGCAAGACGGCCAAGACCGAGGGCACCAAGACCACCGACTACAACTACCTCGGTACCGGTGGCGAGGTGCTCGACGAGCGGGTGGCGGGTGAGATCACCAAGTCCTACCAGTACAGCCCGTGGGGCAAGCGCCTGTCGCAGATCAAGCACGGCAGCGACGGCACCGAGGAGCTCGGGGTCTACGGCTACAACAGCCACACCGATGCCGAGATCCTCACGGACAGCACGGGTGACACCAAGGCGACGTACGGCTACACCGCCTACGGCAAGGACGACGAGGCCGAGTTCACCGGCATCGACAAGCCCGAGGCGGCCCAGCCGGACAAGGAGGCGTACAACCCCTATCGCTTCAACTCCAAGCGGTGGGACGCCGCTTCGGGTACGTACGACATGGGCTTCAGGGATTACAACCCGGGCCTGAACCGCTTCACCACGCGGGACATGTACAACGGTGCCCTTGCCGACATGCGGCTCGGCAGCGACCCGTACACCGGAAACCGGTACGCCTTCTCGGGCGGTAACCCGGTCAGCAATGTCGAGCTCGACGGGCACTGCTTCGGAATCGACTGGTGCGAGAGCGCGGTCGACGCCACCGGGGACGCCATCGCGGACACCGCGAGCGGTATCTACATGGGCACCGGTGAGGTCTTCTACGGACTGGTGTCGAACATTCCGGACACGGCGTCGTACGCCGGCTGGATGGTCGACGGCGACTGCTGGAACGGCGGGGCCGGTGCGCCCGGCTGCGACTACGGCGCCACGTTCGACAACTGGGCCGCGAGTCAGGGCTACAACACCGACAAGTGGACGTACACCCTGCCCAGCATGGTGGCGGATCTGGTCGGCAGGAAGCCCTCCATGACGCCGTCGCCGGGGGCCATGCCCAAGAAGAAGACGCCGCCCGCGCCGAAGCCCAAGACGCCGACCACGCCGAAGCAGGAGAAGTACGGCGACAGGGACGGTTACATCTCGCTCTTCAAGGCGCCGCAGAGCGGGAAGGGAGCGGGTCAGTACAAGAACGGATACCAGGCGGCGGACTTCCCTGATTCGGCTAAGGAGAAGGGTGCGGCGTACTTCGGAAGGAAGTACAGCCTGGTGGACGAGAAGTACGCTCGGTACTACGGGGACGGCATCATCGAGATCCGCATCCCCGAGGACGACTACAATCGCTACTTCAAGGGCTACGAGAAGGCGTACGAAGGCGGCGACGAAGTAGAGGTGCCGGTACCTACCGAGATGTTCGGTCGGCTGAACTCGTACGAAAGACTGTGGCACAGGTGA
- a CDS encoding pentapeptide repeat-containing protein: MNGEDFTRLDLASVRTSQLRFTRCSFVGADLRHATLDGCRFTFCDFGGADLRGASLRQVGLAGCDLRGADLRDTDLSDAGFGSVNTGRPPFGLTDVTGARFEGASLRNVRADEVIGWPPRVRRR; encoded by the coding sequence GTGAACGGAGAGGACTTCACGCGCCTGGACCTCGCTTCCGTCCGCACGTCCCAGCTGCGGTTCACCCGCTGCTCGTTCGTCGGGGCCGATCTGCGCCACGCCACCCTGGACGGGTGCCGGTTCACGTTCTGCGACTTCGGCGGTGCGGATCTGCGAGGGGCCTCGCTGCGCCAGGTCGGCCTGGCCGGATGCGATCTCCGGGGCGCTGACCTGCGCGACACCGATCTGTCCGATGCCGGGTTCGGCAGCGTGAACACCGGCAGGCCCCCGTTCGGGCTGACCGACGTCACCGGGGCCCGGTTCGAGGGAGCGTCCCTGCGGAACGTCCGGGCGGACGAGGTCATCGGATGGCCGCCCCGCGTGCGCCGACGGTGA
- a CDS encoding DinB family protein gives MDHMSDQPERWTQATVYPDMWADPDDDPRNSEGVSPDGELATLQDFLTSYRMTLRMKCEGLDAEQLARRSVPPSTMSLLGLLRHLAEVELDWRNWISDGDPLPKLYGVRDADFDGAVGEQAEVDAAYATLAREQAATDAALAEHPDLGERLGKDGIAVRELMVHRIEEYARHCGQADLLRECIDGRVGQ, from the coding sequence ATGGACCACATGAGTGATCAGCCCGAACGATGGACCCAGGCAACCGTCTACCCCGATATGTGGGCGGACCCGGACGACGACCCCCGCAACAGCGAAGGAGTCAGTCCGGACGGTGAGCTCGCGACGCTCCAGGACTTCCTCACGAGCTACCGCATGACCCTGCGGATGAAGTGCGAGGGCCTGGACGCCGAGCAGCTGGCCCGTCGGTCGGTCCCGCCGTCGACGATGTCGTTGCTCGGTCTGCTGCGGCACCTCGCCGAGGTGGAACTGGACTGGCGCAACTGGATCAGCGACGGTGATCCGCTGCCGAAGCTGTACGGCGTGCGGGACGCGGACTTCGACGGAGCCGTCGGCGAGCAGGCCGAGGTCGACGCCGCGTACGCCACCCTGGCGCGCGAGCAGGCCGCGACCGATGCGGCACTGGCCGAGCACCCGGACCTGGGCGAGCGTCTGGGGAAGGACGGGATCGCGGTTCGGGAGCTGATGGTGCACAGGATCGAGGAGTACGCCCGTCACTGCGGGCAGGCCGACCTGTTGCGCGAGTGCATCGACGGAAGAGTGGGGCAGTGA
- a CDS encoding GNAT family N-acetyltransferase: protein MITWRRVAEADFGLLREWLAQPHVARWWHHDTSPEAVARDFGPAARGEEPSDDLVVMLDGTPVALVQRCRFADYPAYRAELAGQIDVPEAAVTIDYLLGDPARVGVGLGPRVIRAIVAATWTDWPDVSAVVVPVHADNRASWRALEKAGLHRIGTAELDPDNPADSRAHYVYRIDRPADAPTRHGGSES, encoded by the coding sequence GTGATCACGTGGCGAAGGGTGGCCGAGGCGGACTTCGGGCTGTTGCGGGAATGGCTGGCCCAGCCGCACGTGGCCCGGTGGTGGCACCACGACACGTCACCGGAGGCGGTCGCGCGGGACTTCGGGCCGGCGGCCCGGGGGGAGGAGCCGTCCGACGACCTCGTCGTCATGCTGGACGGCACCCCGGTGGCGCTGGTTCAGCGGTGTCGGTTCGCGGACTACCCCGCATACCGCGCGGAGCTGGCCGGGCAGATCGACGTGCCCGAGGCGGCGGTCACGATCGACTACCTGCTCGGTGACCCCGCGAGGGTGGGGGTGGGGCTGGGCCCGCGCGTCATCCGGGCGATCGTGGCGGCCACCTGGACCGACTGGCCGGACGTGTCCGCCGTCGTCGTCCCCGTCCATGCGGACAACCGGGCGTCGTGGCGGGCCTTGGAGAAGGCCGGGCTGCACAGGATCGGCACCGCCGAGCTGGACCCCGACAACCCGGCTGACAGCCGGGCCCACTACGTCTACCGGATCGACCGGCCGGCCGACGCACCCACCCGCCACGGTGGCTCGGAGTCGTAG